aagatgaagaagagaagatgaaaatggaaggtgaagaagtgaagatgaagaatgaaggatggagaactttgcctataaaagaggaggagaattgagagagttgagggggggagtggaagagaattgagagagttttgagagagtttttgagtggaatttttagagaggaaaaagagagttcttgagaaaaattagaagagaaaattcgagagtgaagaaaagagttttagtcgagcatcatcttcgacgagtcccggcacgtacttcgcctctcgccatccaacaacgccaccgcttgccttttttcgacgatagccacgttcttccaactccgagatcttgaaggaagccataacgtgtacgtgagtaagattttgtgtaatagaaggtaaccatttccatctcgatctacaaaaatgtaatcgtttggtgtgaacatttgtttgtttattttagacatgtcacgtgtcccaaaatttagcattattacatgttaatttatttttgtaaatactcgtgattggctgcgttttctttctttctaaatcacccatggtgtatatcgcacaaagttcaatattttgcattctcataaaaaagaagaaaaaaccaaaaaaattgcatctttgaatttcaagtaaaatccatcaaaattgccaaatcaaatatttttcatgaaaatggtaccgaaagggcgttagagtaatctaacgtaaccaaatccccgaattcaaaatctctggtttgcggaaataagatagttttctcccgctattttatttaggtttctaatcaacctaccgaaaatgattagtggcgactccaaattcaaaacacgttgcatgttaattatttgaaccttaagttgcgatttggtatggacttgggagagtccgagttaggttagttaattaattaacctgataatccattagcccgaaaattaacttgtttattttttaggtcgtgacagttGGCTTCTTAATTCCTTTTGCAAAGCGGTTTGTCCATTTTAATGTGTTGAGGaactgaccttttttttttccacgagTTACGGGGTAAAGCTACGTGTGTTTGCATTTATGTGGGATCAAGGCCATTGGACAGAACGAAGAATTAGATCTAGAATGTTTGAATTCGGTGCATCTAGTGGCAATATTACCAATTCTATATTGATTTAAGCCCAAAAGGCAAAAGAGGTTTTAAACACCCTTGTCATTCTTTCACTTGCCCTCCCAAACTTCTTTATTGAAAGGcttaataccaccaaaaaaaaaaaaaattgtgcccATTATGGCAACTGTCCCAAGCCTTTATAAACAATTTTTGGTGTCACCAAAACTCCTAAACTACATTCACCGTGACGCCAATATCCTAAATTTCGACACACTGCACATACCCTAGGTATTGTTGGCACGAACGAAAATTTTTGGAGTTCTGATGTTACGGCggcaaaagtttaggattttttgtggtagaCATAGGGTATTTTTTTCCACACCAATACCAGTTTAGGGGTTTTTgtaacatcaattttttttttaaggtattaGCGTCATAGTCacgaaatcttttttttttttttttttttgcgtatcATTAAAAACCTAGATTATGTTAACTGTGATATCACTAACTCGAACTTTGTTTATGTCACGAAAATTCCTAAACTATATTTACTATGCCGCGAATACGGCATTTGGAGTATTGGTGGCACAAAAAGATTGAGTATTCGTGTCGTGGTGgcaaagtttaggattttttgtggtaggCAAATGGTATTTTTGTCGCGCCCagtaaaaatttatgaatattggcaacacagaaaaaaaaattaaattattggTGTGATAGGACAtaacttagttttttttttgtgccattttttttctatgtaAAAACAAAGTATTTTTGGGTCAAGTTGAGAATGATTCAAAATATCTTTGGGGTTTCGCCAGTTACAccgaaaatggggaaaaaatagTGGTATTTTGCATCCAAACTAAACACACACCAGGCAAGTCGTGCGGTAAACTGCAAAGAGTAAGCGGGACGGGCACGCGCTACATGGGAGCGCGTGGGGGCGGAGTTTGAGGGTAAACGACCCCAACGTTGTAACGTGCGGCCCGGCGGCGGAGTTTTGAAATCTCGGACAACTTGGGTGGTGGGCCCCAAAACCGAAGCGACAACACacagtgaggagagagagagagagagagtcaaagagACGTAAGCGGTTGTCATTTGACTTGTAGCCTTTgcgttgtcttcttctttcttcttctctctctctctctctgtgtgctGTGCTGACCGCAGTTGTATCGCATTATCTCGACGGTCTGTTCGGGGGGTGAACAAgagaaacattaaaaaatatatatatagggattagattaaaaaaaattatcactaaACTTGATTAATGGAAAAAAGGAGGGCCTCGATTgaatatttatcaaaaattcaaatatcaaattaaataaattaattacattAAAATAAAGTTCAAAATTTAGTGATCATTTATAGTTAATCTCGATTCAAAGCGTCGGTTCATTCAAGGAAATGGGTTGGATCTTGCGGAACCAAAAGTTGAAAACTGACAAGCCCACCCAACTCCCACGTTGGATAGAATCAGAGGTGGGGGTGTCTGACTCGCACGTCGATGTCCCACATCCGTTTGATTGACGGTCAATAAAGGGCAATTAGTATTGCGATTTGCATCCCTTCTCGGGTGCTTAACATTGGAGTTCGGATACTAAATTTGCCGTCAAACGACGCGTCTCGTGAATTAATTTCAGTTTCAGACACACGAAGATATCCCAGGGATTGTTCGATGCACAGTTCAATTTAATTCCCACCTCTTTTGTCATCCTCGAAATCTTGATAGAGTTGTTACGGGTATTCTCGAGTGTGGCGCTTGCTTAAGCCGAGACTTTAAGCTGGAGATCCGGGCACGCTTTCCATCGATACACCCGCATGCGTCTTCTCTGCCGAACCGACAAGCTTGGTGGCTCGATCCATCGGTCGGTCCTGTTCTGTTACATGAAGCATGGAATTTGTCTCTTGAGTTGTTTACTGCGTACGTCTTAATACTGTATAGAGTGCTATTCTATGTATCGTGGTAAGAAATATCAGAAGAATCGGTTGTAATGGTTTGACCAATAAAGAGAACAAGTCCGCCACTAAAGACAACAAATGACCCATTACATCAAACCCATTACAAAATATCAgcgaattttaaatttgttgccatcacaaaaaatatatgtttttgtttttgtattttttttccttttcgatgaAGTAATGGAACGGTGGGTTGTCGTTTACTTTTCTTGTGATTGATGATCGTACATGAATGTTACGTGTATGTATCTTTATATCTCCAGCATTACTTTGATTTATGTTGAATTCCCGCCATGTGATGGTAAGGATACCAATCTTTAGCTCTTTCACAAGATGGGCCAGGACTGGaaatgtcaaatgggtggatcggaTCGGGTTTGGATCGTATCGAAACCCATATTGACCTGTTTAATCCATTTTGATCCCTTTTCATGAAGTACAATTTTAACGACTCATACCCGACTCAatccgtattacttaaacacttttatatttaaccaaataattcgatatttattttttttataatttagtaAGAAAAATGATACTCCTAAAACACTTTCTTGTAATACAAATctggtgaatttttttaaaaattactttttatatatattgaaaattaatttattgtttttttgaatttttaaaaattattttaaaattttaatttttttcaattttttattttctcggCCACTAGCTATCGCAGGTGGGTGGCcgcttgaaaaattatttttttcaattgtttattttttcggCCGCCGGCGACAGATGAACGGCGATGACGGGAGAAGCGGCAGCAACGACCGGCGGGGTGGCCGCTTGaaaagtttttgtatttttctaattttagttttctttctttgttttagttataaaaataaaaaattacaaaaactatAAGCTAATATATTTGAAGCCCATTGACCCACGCCTAGCCCAACCCAagtataaaatataaaatataaactaataaaaTTGAGGCCCATTTACAAGTGGTGCTTGGGAAGCTACGGGCCACAGACCGAAAATGGGTTCAATTGAGTGACCCATTTGATTCAACTTTAACTTTTGGGACTCATTTTCATTTGGCCctttaaaaatttaggacccATATACAATCTATTTGTACAATATATGAGTCCAAAATGGGTCATgtacccatattgacacctctaaccAAGACTAATGCCCTGCTAGGCCAATTTATTGTTCTATGATCTTACTCAAACGATACCATGAGGGTGATGATAAATAAAAGGCGTGCTTGTGAAACTTACAATTCAAAAATCGCGCCGCttaaaaaacttgcaaaaagcaTTAAGGTACCCCTGCATATCAGAAGCCATCCTCACTTTTCAAAATCTTCAGTTTGTATCTCCTCCAAATTTAAACGATCATTTACCCCAAAACCCtacaaccatctctctctcccgaaACATGACatagcgctctctctctctctctctccggcaCCCGATGCCTTATCGATGCCTCTCTTTGGCCCCCGACATCGCCACCAACACCCCGTTTCCTCTCTTGCATGAAGCTCATAGGTCCTGGTCATGAGAACTCAAGCTCCGTCCTGTGGGAGCTCGGCAAGCTCCATGGCGACACTCTCGGCGATCGTAGAAGACTAAATCGAAGACAGCGATCATCAGTGCAACGGTCAAGGACGGCGGGAGGCCTAGTCTAGGGGGGTGGCTGCCGGAGCGGAGACGGGGTGGGAGAGAGATGGTTGATAAGTGAAAAGTTAGGGTTAGCAAGTTGATATGAAATAGCAACACTCAATATGTAAGTTGTAGGTTTTAAAAGTGGGGATGATATTTGATGTGTGCGTGGGTGCAAATCAAGataactttttgcaattgttcCAATATCTATCTTCGGGTTGTTGATGTAGTGGCTTTGAAGCTAGGTCTCCTCCAGTAAATTTATATCTTCATGATATAATTCCTAATCCGTAAAGCAAGGTGAAGCTTGGCCGGAATATCAGATTAGGACCAGAAACTTTCCAGTAAAGTTGTGCGATCACATCAATATTTATCATGTGTATTCTTCAAAATTGTGTTCAGCGTTCAACTTTGATGGGGCGACATACACATATACTGAGCTTTGCCCATTgtgtgaatttctttttcttttagaaGCAAATCCTATCGTTAAGTAGGTTTTCGAGAAAATACTAAAAGTATATCCCACTTTCGACCGAACTGTGTGACGGCTAGGGATGGCGGAGGGGCTGGGCTAGGTGGGGTGGCTGCCGGCCGGTGAGAATGTCGGGAAGCGAGTTGACACGAAACGACCAAACTTGATATGTAAGCCGTAAGTTTCGAATATTAAATATGATATTTGATTCGTACGTGGTCGCGAACCTACAAATAAATTTTTGCAATACATTGCTATATCTATCCCAGGACTGTTGATGTTAGCGGCTTGGAAGCTAGGCCTTCTCCAATAAAATCTATTTCTCGACAATCACAATATAATCCCTACAAATTAAAGCAAGTTGAAGCTTGGCAGGAACATCGATTAGGACCAGAAACTTTCGAGTGATGTTACGTGATCACATTAATATGATCGAATTAAGCataattatcattttttgcCCCTGATTTCGATTATTTCCTGGGAGGAGCTTTCTTTCAGCAAACTTATTGTGAGGCTAACACAGACAATTGACAATTGATGGGCCATGCTGGCCGATCCATCATGTCTAGCAGACGGTCATCCCGGTTCCAACGATCCTGCCGCGGTAGTTCGATTGTCGTCCTAGGTTGAGCGCAGAGTAAAGCCCTGCGCAGGTCTAGTTGTAGATCGCGGTTCGAAACAAAATCCCGGTTAATTCGAAATGGCCAGCCGGAAGTTGggttagagaaaaaaaatggaacaaaaGGCCAAATTGTAGAAAGTCGAAATCAGAAAAGCGGCCGCAATGTTAAAGCACAACGGCTCTAAACCAGCTTTCCGAATAATACTTACAGGCCTTAAAACTCCGCATCAAATTAATATTGACGGTTATTGTTGGGTCCGTGAAGTTCATGTCTTCGAACAAATCCATAGTTGTTCGAGTACTTTTGTGTTaatattttacttttattttggAAACTTTCTCATTTTCGTGATCAAAACAagcaattatgaaaaaaaaaaaatattgaaatccAGATCCTAGCCCGACTCTGCCCGGACTGGACCAGATCATTTCAGTCTTCAATCGGGCCGGGCCGAATGGCTCCCTGGTTTTGCAATTGCTCGGTAATGGTTTGGGACCTTGGGACCTGGGTGACTCCTCAGGTCAAGTCTCCGTCTCACAAGGTCGCACCGCACGACTCACTGCCCGAGCTCGCCCCGACCACCTCCGGTTGGGCCAACCGCCATAGGGAGATCGCCGGGACGACGGCGACCAAGCAAAATACCAACCGGTTGCAAGTCGAAACCTCCGACGGAGAAAATCGAGTGACCAAAGGGGGATGACTGCGATAAGATGGATATGGGTGGTGAAAGCATGGTAGCTCGTGCTAGGGGGGCTCGCGACGATGCTGGTGCATTTTCCCTTAGGTGGGACTTTTTATTTGGATATATCCGGATATCGGGATGCCCCAAACATTGGATAGGAAGTCGAAGTTATGTCCGGCTCGTGAAACACAGCCTAAGAGttcattttataaataaaatcgATCTTTTAGtggaaaattcagatttttcacATAAGTGGGTAATTCGTTTCTTTCTCCGATAACTAAATTTTCGGAAAAAATAGGTCGAATTCAAGAAAACGTCAAAACCATCTCTAAAgtgacataggttgaaagcataGAGATGCTCACATAGCACCCCATTCTCGTACTAGAAAAAGCATTACAAAAGCTCACGACACGACCCCTCCTTAAtcatcaatttaatcttttttataCATTAGCCTAACTTATGGCATAATCAACCAAGATCAAAATCAACTCTCTAGACTGAAAAATTTGCCGGAAAATGTTGCGGATATTCGCATATCCTcagcatttttctttcttttttttttggccctagACACCATATTGTAGGACCCCTTGATCAAAGTGAATTTAGCTAAAGCGGTTCAAAATCTCCACACGATCCATGGTGGGGATCCTAGGTTTGTCACACAAAATAATTGGGACTTGGCTATGATTGCTTCTCCCCCCCTTCATCGTTCACCCGCGTGCACCCGAAGATTTTAGTCCCACTACTTCCATAATCATCACCTTAGAGTCCTTGCCCGGGGCCCACCTAAATCATATACGTTTGAAAAAGTTCTTTTTGACTTAACTATGGTCGGAGCGGAGGGGAAATCCCCTCATTTTGGATTAAGAGTTGAAGGTTTGGATTTGTAGATGCAATAGGGGATCCAATGTTTCAAGACATAAGAAAATCGCGTCATTAGAAAGGCGCGCACCCCATCTTAGACACCGCGCGCCGATCGGACTTGGATCGGAAGCCGATTGAGCTCGATGAAGTTTTCGTGGTGGTTAGTAGCAGAGAGCAGGCGAGTCCAAACCCATCAACAATTGAAAAGCCGAGTGACTCGTTAACTGTAGCGATGTTTTGATTGATCCCTAAAATTTTGCTACATGTTCAATTAATCTTtgcattaattcaagttcggagataatattgaacattcgTAATAGTCCGTATACCACGTTGAGCAATTTAAAAGTTTGGCATTGTTCATTGGactaaaatttcaagaaaaatatcgaacaaattgaaaattcatcgATCACGCTATGTTTTGGATTAAAGTTTACGGGTCATTTACATGATTTAAACACAAGTATTAGGAATAATTGGGTTGCTGCAAAAATTAATTAGCATTtccataaaaggaaaaagcaaatgtAAATGTTTTGACAGGGGAACCCCTCCCACCCCCTGCAAGACTAAAAAGCTGCGAGTTTCAGGACAGTATTGTCTGCCACAAATCAGACAAAGAGTCATTAACGTTTGGCAACAGTCGACTTTCACTAGCCGTtaacttctcctcctcctccttcttcttcttttccattttttcccctcctttttttgttatttattttattgccattaaaacaaaatttcttctatggatatatatatatgttcccaaaaaaaaaaaaaaaaagcttgaaaaattcaatttttttttttttttgaaaaacagcCGATTACAGCGGCGTAAGGAGCCGTTGGGAACGCGACGGATTGGTCCTTGTTCCTGACAAGATGAGACGGCTAGAGATGTTAGAACCTATTATACTTCTCATGTTTTaagttttaatatttatttaactAGTTTATCCTTGATGGTGGGCGACCACCACTCGCCGTCGTGTCACCGGCCCCCACCCtcctccctctcttggccaTGTAAATTTACACGAACACCATAGATTCGTCGCCGACATCGGGCGCTCACCACGCAGCCGTTGTGAGGGCACtcggaaggaagagagagagagagagagagagagagatggcggagAACGATCATGGCGGGGGTTTTGCTCAGACGAGGAACGGTGGGGACGGACGGTGACCGCTTAATTCCTCTTGGAAGTACGTAAGTCAacatatgatccatcaaagaggCAAAGGTTAAGCCAGCACCGAACTCACTCACTATCCATCATCAAACCACATCaatcatcttcaacctcctaataaaaaagtagaaaaacccTACACAGGGAGAGAGGTCCAAAAGTCTCAGTAGACACGAAAGTTCTCTCATCAACACATCCAGAAACATCACAGCGACCACGGAACGCCGGAGCAGCAGCTTTCAGGGCTTGCACTGCGGCTCGAAGGCGAAGGGGCCGACGTTGAAGACCATGTAGGGGAGGTTGTCGATGAGGGCGGGCTTCTCGGGCCTGAGGACCGCGCCGGCGGCGCCGCCGTGGAGAGGGGAGGGGAGGCGGCAGGTGGGGAGCGGCGACGAGGCGAGCGAGGCCTTGCACTTGTGGAAGGCGAAGGTGGTGATGGTCTTGGGCGCCATGAGGAAGAAGTAGCCGTTCTTGTCGGTCTTGGCCGTCTGAACGGTGGGCCGGTACTTAGTGTTGTTGCATTCCAGCTTCACCACCGCacctggaaaaagaaaaaacacacaaaaaaagaagaaaaaatcaagaaaatttcacgaaaccaaaattttaaaatttcaagatcTCGTCAAAACTTGGGTTATTAAATGGCAAAAAGGgtcatataaaaaaatgttaaataaataggaaaatggGCCTATAGCCATtggccaattttcaaaatttcatgaaGTGAGGACAAAGAGAAAGGTGCAGAGGACCATAATCTCAGTTTCTTTTCCATACATCCATGAAAGAGAAAGGTGGTATCTTTTAACCTAACCTCGCTATTGCCGAGAAAATGTCAGACACTAAGGGGAAAATAACGATGACCagataaaaatgtcatttttttttttttggttttgctttGCTTCTTTGTATGAACTGACCgcgaaggaaggaagaaaacgAAACAAGTTTATAACATCTGTCCAACATGCGAAAGAACAGCAAAATGTGGAAAAAGAAGGCGGAGAGTTTCGCTTTTTGAAACTGAGGAGCGGCAAAAATTACGACTTTGGGAAAAATCTAAGGAAAATGACCAAGGAGAGGGGTGGCGCCCAAGAGAGTCTCGACCCCGGAGTACTTGCACGACTTGCAGTAGACCACCCCTTGGACGGCTATGAACCGCCGGCTCATGGGGCCCATTGGGGGGTGGGCCGGAGGGTGGGCCGGAGGGTGGACCGGCGGGTGGGGGGGGAGGGTGCGCCATGGGAGTGGGGACCGGTGCATGggcgtggtggtggtggtggtggtgcggGGCCGGCGCATGGGCGGCGGAGGGGACTGGGGCGGGggcgaggtggtggtggtggtgtcctgggtggtggtggtgggtcgGAGAGGCAGCGGGCGGGCGGACAGGGCTCACGGCGTCGCTGGTCACTGCTGCTGCGAGCTCTTCGCCATGGGAGGAGAGGGCCAAGAAGCTCAGAGCTAGCAGCAGGAGCTGAACAAGAAGAAACGCTTTGGCCATCtcagagatgagagagagataggggtggtgagagagagaggttttgcAAATAAGGGGATTTATAGGGGTTCAAAGCGTGAATCTGTGCGGTTTTCAATGAGAAAAACAgtctcctttttatttatttattttttccatttgctttttcttgttttttttttttgggtggggcaGGCTAAAGTAATTCGCAGAATTATTacaaagatggaaaaaaaaaaaagggaacaaaagaACTTACATCAGGCTAAGGTGAAGTCACGTGCAACGCGCGTGCGTGAAATAGGCTAGTCCCTTTGTAGAAAAATAATGTGCAATTCGTGCGGATATGCATCGGGCGTCTCTTCGATGAAGTTTGTAATATGTAATTGTAATAGTAATCTAGGAGAGTTAGTAAATAAGAGGGAACAAACTTTTCTGACTTTTTAAATGATATTGATGAAGCGGCTTCAATCATTCCGAGTGAGCCCAGAAAGAGATTTTAAATGAATGAACCGATCTCGGTTCGATTTTTTCCAATTCCGAATCTGATACGAAACATCGTGAAAGTAAAGTATGCTTTTTAGAGACTACATAACAAATTAATATAGAGCTAACATATGAACTAGTGATTCAAGACGTCTGGCGAAAGCTGTGCACGTAGAGAAATACGCTTTGCAGGATTAATCCTAAATCGAGCAACCCGGCTGTGTTAACTCTTTAATCAAGCAGCCGACTCTTAACATCTTAATATTAAGGGGAGGTAAACTCTTCTATTTGAAAGGTGCGGCGAGACGACGTCGTTACCCCAAATCCCCGGGATTCTTAAGCCAGTGGGCCTACCAGAAGGGCCATGATTGAGTACTGCTTCTAGGATTGGATCCCTCATGGAACTGTCCGGGCATTAAGCTTTAATGTATGAAGGGCTCATCTCTTGCCTCCTAAgtaacaaaagagagaaagaacttCCCCGACCATAGCTCGGCAAACGATTCGGTCGGCTCGGATCGCAAAAATGGTCCTATTGAAATTGACTGATTCAATCCGTTTCGATCCATTTTCgtacaatacaaatttagtgatcCATATCTAATCCAACTTGACTCAATCTATACCCGACCACTCATTTTACTAAAATACTTCTATAGTTAATCCAATTTAGGGAAACTTGTAcccaaattgaggtgagagCCTGAGCCGAGCAAAGGCGAAAGAGAGTGAAAGATAGAGCCACTTATGTTGAACTTTACCA
The sequence above is drawn from the Rhodamnia argentea isolate NSW1041297 chromosome 9, ASM2092103v1, whole genome shotgun sequence genome and encodes:
- the LOC115739710 gene encoding LOW QUALITY PROTEIN: non-classical arabinogalactan protein 31 (The sequence of the model RefSeq protein was modified relative to this genomic sequence to represent the inferred CDS: deleted 1 base in 1 codon), with product MAKAFLLVQLLLLALSFLALSSHGEELAAAVTSDAVSPVRPPAPLRPTTTTQDTTTTTSPPPQSPPPPMRRPRTTTTTTTPMHRSPLPWRTLPPHPPVHPPAHPPAHPPMGPMSRRFIAVQGVVYCKSCKYSGVETLLGATPLLGAVVKLECNNTKYRPTVQTAKTDKNGYFFLMAPKTITTFAFHKCKASLASSPLPTCRLPSPLHGGAAGAVLRPEKPALIDNLPYMVFNVGPFAFEPQCKP